In Rhodamnia argentea isolate NSW1041297 chromosome 4, ASM2092103v1, whole genome shotgun sequence, the following proteins share a genomic window:
- the LOC115736194 gene encoding protein GLUTAMINE DUMPER 5-like, whose product MAAARGHFNLTARTVPESHQHSAWHSPVPYLFGGLAAMLGLVGFALLILACSYWKLSGHFDARNDSEDSLQQNQWDLEASAKEEGADRGGSEMKDKVFEEKIVVIVAGRANNMFLATPVSYPSSSNCSTSSSSSCSTRLSCFEESVCGSVGDKREKSAVGQAEIGSKHGESHQVDSSGELENQDGFDQRS is encoded by the coding sequence ATGGCAGCTGCGAGAGGACACTTCAACTTAACGGCAAGAACCGTGCCCGAATCCCACCAACACTCGGCATGGCACTCCCCGGTGCCGTACCTCTTCGGCGGGCTCGCCGCGATGCTCGGCCTAGTTGGCTTCGCGCTCCTGATCCTCGCGTGCTCTTACTGGAAGCTGTCCGGCCACTTCGACGCCAGGAACGACAGCGAGGACTCCTTGCAGCAGAACCAGTGGGACCTCGAGGCCAGCGCGAAGGAGGAGGGAGCGGATCGCGGCGGCAGCGAGATGAAAGACAAGGTTTTcgaggagaagatagtggtgatCGTCGCCGGTCGAGCGAATAACATGTTCTTGGCCACGCCCGTCTCGTACCCCAGCAGCAGCAACTGCAGTACCAGCAGCAGCAGTAGCTGCAGTACGAGGTTGTCTTGCTTCGAGGAGAGCGTGTGCGGCAGTGTTGGGGACAAGAGAGAGAAGTCGGCGGTCGGACAGGCGGAGATTGGGAGCAAGCATGGCGAGTCTCATCAGGTGGATAGCAGCGGGGAATTGGAGAACCAGGATGGCTTTGATCAGAGATCTTGA